Sequence from the Paralichthys olivaceus isolate ysfri-2021 chromosome 1, ASM2471397v2, whole genome shotgun sequence genome:
ACAGTGAAGTAATTAAAAGTCATACAACTATCACAATATAAGAAGACACAGCAAATGTAATTGTACTGTCATTAGTAGAATTAACTATCGTAGTGACTGAGTTCTAACCTCCGTCTGTTAGAACCCTCCCCCTCTCACCTAACGCTCGGAAGACGTCAGAACCTGCAAATTTCCCATCGAAGTAAACGGCGTTGTTCAGCGAGTCAAACACTCGACACATCCGGACGAAGACGACCTCCAGAGATCCTGACAGAGAGACAACCTGAAGATTAATAATGAGTCAACTCTGATGGTGATTTAATGACTCGCGGCTTAGAGCTGGATCCATCAGTCATCACTAATTAAAGCAGATTTGAAGTTAGAGATTTTGTCTTTTGAAATTTGAGATGTCGGGAAAAACATTGATGATCACAAAGAAAATGATCGGAATGAAAAAGTTTGTAAAAAGATCCACAGATCGGCTGCTTTCTACTTCTGTCACCAAGATGCATGAACTATTCTCTGGAAAAtctgtgaacattttaaaaatcccACAAAACCTGAGGGAAGGATGAAGAACCGCACCAACATTAAAGCTAGCCGGTGCAGCGGGAGGGTTCTACGTGGTCGGTTCACCCTAAATATGAAGAAACAACAGATGTAGCTGGAGCAGAACTCCGCTGTTCTTCACACTTCCTGTACGGAGCTAACATCGTGCCAGAACTTCACGAACAAACGATTCCCGACTCACGACTGCTCAACATTGTGTTGCTTCAAATCGACTTTTCAGGCACGCTGCAACACTTCTCCTTAGAAAATGACAGTTCAAGTATTTTGTCAGCTGACATGAACCATAAAGATCTGAATACAGGCGCACTCCAAATTTAGGGGCGGATGGTTTTATCGTGGACAACGGCTACTTGACGCTCATCGTGTGTTTGTAGCAGGAAGCCGTCAACCTCTCGCCCACAGTGTCTCCTAGTGGACGAGAGGTTGAATTACTCATCCTCAGTTGTTGAGTCGTACgaatatgtgtttttatacttgttgttcTGTCTTAATGGGATATATTTCTTGTACTTGCAGTAAATACATTTGGCGCTGAACGCTGTTTGCTTTCTGAAGGATAATTAAGGAggaatatctttgtttttctcaggcgtgtgttttgtgtgagcGCTAGGTGGGAATTAGTAAAACATGTCGGCCGATCAGAAAAATGAATATTGCAGTAAATGTCTCTTCAGTGTGTCTGATGCTTCTCTCAGTGACTTGTGTTAAAGTTCCTCTCACCAGCTTTCAACAGCACGATCTGATCGTTCTGGCAGAGATCCATGAAGCCGTCGATGCGCTTGGCGAACTCCACCACGTACTGGATCGCCTCGGTGATCTTTAGGGCGCAGAGCTGCCACATCACCTCCCTCGGCTGCACACAACAGAGGGAGGAAATCAAAACGACGCACAGACAATGCGGTTAAAACACGTACACACCGCACGGCCACGCCACCTCTTCAGTGACGAGGAGAGCTGGCTGGTCAGCAAGCAAACCTCAACAGAAGGAAAGAGGTCGCAGAAATAAGATTTGACCTTCGTTACTCGAGACGATGACTCTTGGAGAGAGTGAAGGacacaggaagtaaaacacCGGGTTCACAGACTGACTCCGCCTCCTCTGTCTTCGCATTATTTGATTGGCTGTTGCTTGAAAAGTTGAGCTTTACTCAACTTCCACTGAGTGAAGCAAAGTGAAGCGTCGGGTCCACAACGCACGACCTCACCACATTCAAAGTGAACGAGCAGCGTTTCCACTGAAGCCTCCGACTGGAACACGCGAGTTCTGCGTTAAAGTTAGCGACGGCTACGTGACAAAGTACAATAACAACGACATGAATGCTCAGATGTGACCATGTGACTTCACAGACAGAAGCAGCGACCTCACCTTGCTCTGGTAACGCTGCACCTCGTCCTGCAGGAAGTTCTGCCAGctcatctgctgcagctcctccctcaGGTACTGACACGTCTCCAGGTGAGATCTGGAGACGATCTGAACCAGATGATCTGAAACAACGGACGACACCACAGCGCACTTTGATCACATCAGCCTGATTCCAACTAACTGTagtttttattatcatcatttttaaatttctgtcacACgtttagtgttgttgttgttttatttattctttcgttttattttgtttttgtgttcattatttaattattgacttgtgttttttgttggtgaagcactttgtaaccgttttgagaataataattaataaggagacaattattattattattattaacatggggaatttaaaataacaataaactttCACTTTAAACCAACtgtaagtaaaaataaattcatccaattcaaaataattaattctgatttaaaacaaaccatcGCAACGGCAGAGGATCCTTTAATCGTGTTTTTAACATCCGTTCACTGTGACCCAGGAGACGAGTTTGTAAAAGTTTAAATACAGAATGAAACTTTGTCAGGTTAAGAGAATATAAGATaagattaaaaacataatgtttGTGAACGCAGCTCAGATCAGAAACAAACAGTAATTCCTCTTCTGCTCAGTGTCTCCGTGCTGCTGCTAATATGTTGCtgcatgaataaatgaatgaatatgaaataacacCAGATAATCCAGATAATAAAACTGTTGTTCGGACCGGGGCTCAGTGTGGGGACGATCATTTGAGAAATTCTTTtgtcaaagacaaaataaaaatctcccgggacaaagagaggaagattTCCCACAGCGAGCGCCCGCCACATCCCAATTGTCCCTAATTAACAAAGAGCTAATTACCACACAGAGATTTTAATGAGCTGTGGAGATGAGTTTCCAACCTCCTGCTATTTTAAACCACCTCTGTTTGCCCcacacactcctctcctctttgtctccttCTCAATTCAATCCAAACTACTTTATTTATCCCAGAAGGAACATTCTAGTTTTGCAGTCGCCCAATCacaaagaaaccaaacaaacacaatcagcagCAGCGTTCAGACGTCAGCGTCCACCTCCAGTGACGACAGGTCGAGTTTTAAATCCAGAGCTGAGAAAATACAGGTCGCCACGTTGGAGCTAAGAGAAGCGAGtattcctccttttctctcacttcacctCTTTCAGGATATTCCCTCATCTTTATTTTCCCTCCAGCTCTGCAaccttctgctgcttctttacTTTTCagagcagctcacacacagataACTATCTACAGTTCAGCTCCACTCTTCTATTTGCTGGACctgatccatccatccatccatccatccatccatccatccatctatatgatctgtgaccccccccccttgaTGCCTGCAGCTCACCCAGTTCGGTCATGGACACACTGGGCGACGTGTCTCCATCGGTGAAGGAGCAGTACGGGAAGAAGCCGTTTCCAGATCCGTAGTCGCACAGTGGTTCTGGTTTAATGCCGTTAATATCCAGTCCTGATTGGTCGGGTGAGGGCAGGATGTCCAGGTAGaacaatcctcctcctcctcctccccctcctcctccggaGTCCGTCTGTTGGTGGAAGAAACATCCGATacataaaaactgtaaaatcaatCAATTCATTTCAGGCCATGATTTGTTCTTTTTGGTAAAATGCCACAAACCTTGGATGAGACTGATCCTCCTTCAGGGGAGTTCTGCTCCATGTAGCCCCCGAGCTCATCAGGGAGCTCAGTGAGGCCGTTGGAGGAGAGGCCGTATTGGGGGGAGAGCGGCTCGGCCTCTCCGGGGCTCGGGCTGCTGAGGCCGGGGTGGGACATGAGGAGgggtccctgctgctgctgctgctgctgctgctgctggaggcggTGTCTCTGAACCTCAGCGTACAAACTGTCCCGCTGCTTCTTCGACATGCGACCGAACTTCACCGCTGAAGACGAGGGACAGGACGTGAGGATCTCAGAGAGAGACGAGCTAACGGTTTCCCTCTGctttcagtctttatgctaagctatgctAACCACACCTTGAGTCACTGTGGTCTGGTCACCTGATGTATCTGAGCCACAATATAACTTTTTAATATTCAAACCTCATTTCTAACTTTTGGATCCACATCCGCTTCAGGTCGTGTCTATTGTCCAATAGGACGCAGAGGTTGTGCAGATTGTTGAACTGATGCATGACGTCATCTCGACGAtgggaatcattttctgatcgATATCAGCTTCAGATCAACTCTCTGTTATTTGCGGAGAAGTGAATGTCCCTCAGTAGGAATTGTGAAGAAAACCTCACATGTTcttaaatataataaagaagTGAATCTGCcacagaggtaaaaaaaaacttcctggAACATTCGCTCCGACCACACGCTTCCCACACACCTGACACATCTGCTGCCTTTTATTTGTGCGTCTGCAGACTAACATGTTGCAAACTGCTGACCACCAGATGTTTCTGcaggtgagggtgtgtgtgtgtgtatgtgtctcacCGTCTCGGGACATGCCTACAGTCAGACATTTCTGCAGACGGCAGTGCTGGCAGCGGTTCCGGCTCGTTCGGTCGATCAGACAGTTTTTCTGGCGAGGACACGAGTAGGTGGCGTTACTCTGCTGACTGCGTCTGAAGAAACCCTGCGACAGGACGGACAGAGGTTTTAATTCTGCAGAACAGAACGGTCAGTGACACCTGGGTCAGACCTTCACTCGTCTTCACACCAGGTTTCTCCCAAAATCTCGATCTGAGTCCTAATAAAATATTTCGCCAAATTTGAAAAAGATAATCGCTGAGTTCAGGTGAACGTTTGCACCAAATCTGATGAAATTCCCTcgaggtgttcttgagatatcgtgttcacgaGAATGAGACGGACGAACAACCTGTAAACTGCTTAATTAATATCCACgatatgacaataaaaacagacactAAGTGGAAGTTACTTCAATATAAATGGTTAATGAGAATGTAAATAAACTcgtgtttcatgtttaaaacatcaacaaacgtcctttaaatgtcaaactgtgtCTGAATCAACGTTTCTGGGTTTTTCGCTTcgatgaaacaaaaataaaatgattaaactaaatatgaaaacaagTAACAAGGGCGTTTTatctcaaaattaaaaatatatctcGTGAAATGAACGCAGAGTGAATCAGACCCGGCGCCGTGACGACCCCTGAGAGGAAGCAGGAAGCTCAgtgtcaaacaggaagtgagacgGTGTCGAGCAAGGGGCGGGGCTTACCTTGCAGCCCTCGCAGGTGATCACCCCGTAGTGGATCCCTGAAGATTTGTCTCCGCAGATTTTACAGGGAATGATTTCGATCTGagctacagagaaaaaaaaacaagaggaactGTCAGAGAtaaacgacaacaacaacaacgacgaCACATCTATCAGCAGCTGCACCGCAAACTGTCAGGTCCgtcaaaacatcatcatcatcatcatcatcactaccatctgacatcagacgtCATGTCACAGACGTCAGTGTCAAACGTGTGTCCAGTCGTTTGTATGAAGAACTGAAGGATTCGATCAAATGTGAAATAAGTGTCCGGTTAAGTTCATCAGAGGTGAAACTGCAGCGTCTCAACTTTCAACACATGGACAGtatttatacacacagacagacggcTCCACTCACACAGGCTATATTTAGAGGAGGGACGTTATGTAAGTGTGTggacacatcaacacacacacactgaaaacaaggAGGTGGAGTCTGAAGCAGCGTTCGTCTCACTGCTGCTCGTTTCCCTCCATATAAGAACAATATCCCCGATTCCACGAATATCTCACCGACCGTTCAAATTATCGGCTCCGCACTCGGCGTGTCTTCTGTGAATTGCCCGAGAAGGTGCGGCGTTGAATCTGGTGAGATTTGGACACGTGACGCTTCAACGTTTGCAGTCATTGTGGGCGGGGCAGCGTGCTTACACTCTTCTTCTATGTCCTCTGATAAACTGCAGCGGCGGTCGACAACTGGGACAAACCCCAGGTCAGATGATTTCAATAACTTGATCTGACCGGTGCAGATGAACCTTCACTGTCGTCTGCCACTGCAAAAATGTATCGTTCTCTTATTTTCTTCGACCCTTAAATCGCTTTGGATGAAATTAgaataaaattattttcttgaccaatatgtgaaaaaaatgtaCGGAGGCCCCAAAGGGTCAACTGGTGAAAAACAAGCCAAGAATCCTGAGTTATTTTTCCTAATAACAACaaataattgtattgttttatgtgaatctcctccttcctctctctctctctctcttctcagtttctctctgtgcctCAATGTCTCTCGCCCCCCCACAGGAGGACGGGTTGACCACCTGACCCAGTGAACGAGGATCCACATGATGAAGTCAGTGAACCAGAGTCACATTaactcaacagaaaaaaacagaagaaccACAGAGACGAGGGAAAAACATTGAAACGTCGATTCGACTCTCACAGCAACAGGATGAGTTGATGAATTAAAACGAGAGCAGCGACATCACGACCCACAAACTGAATCTTTGTTTCCTTCTTCGGCTCGAACATCgaacttgttttatttaaaacgTCTTTAATATCGATGACGACATAAAATCATCAGATCGTCAACGTGGATTTTTTTAGTGAAAACAACGATGCTGAAAACTTCCTGGATTTTCAACCATCAACCTTCAATGAGACTAAAATCACCTGGTTCGGCCGCTTCACGTCATCAACAACTCACGTCCTCAGTCTTTCATCTGCGTTTGGACTCAAACTGTTTATTACAGAACGTGGCTGTCGCCTCGATGATGACACAGTCTCCTGACGTCGTGGTTAAGTCGCTCAGAGACGAGGGCAGAGGTTCAGAAGTCTGTAACCAGGCGACCTGCTCTTAAATCTTCACACCAGCAACGGCTCAACTCACAAGTTCGAATCCCAGAGGACACGAGTTAGATTTTGTGACGGCGGCGTTCTTGCTGAAATCACCAGCTGCTCTGTGGCAACTTCACTTCATCACATCCgagcagctgctctgtgagaAAATAACCACAGACCCAAGAACAGATGttcacgaagaagaagaagaagaagaagaaaagcaaaaacctGTTTCATCGTTGTTTCTGTCTCGGTTTTCATTTGAACACAGTTTATCAGTTTCAGATCATCGGCAGCAAACAGCCCAGAGCTGAGCAcagggctcacacacacacacacacacacacacacacacacgctgcagtaACAGTTTCAACATCAAACGTTTCGTTGAACAAAGCTGTCGACTGAAATTAGAACCAAAGTTATTTATAACTTCTAGATTAGTGCAacaactgcaaacacaaacttcTGGATCTGGATCACAGAGAGttcaaaaaatagaaatattaaaagACCGAACGAGGCAGAGAGCAAAAGTGTGACGGACCATGACGGTCTGGAGCCGAACATCAGGCGTGAACGGCTCCTCGGACCAgaggaggagttctgggtctggatcaaactgaacctggttctgttggttcacagtgaaaacactttgatgGACAGTTTGGATCAATCACAGGAAGCAGAGACACATtgaaccatagaagaagaagaagcagctgcagtctgcaCCTTGTCTGTGTTTGGTCTGTTTCCAAGTGTTTTTGCATCAGATGATCAATCACCtcacttatttttaatttttttaagacTGTGGGATTTTGAGCATTTTCACTGAGAATAATTTTTGGATCGCGATGAAAAAAACTCAACATATTTAAGAGTGAGAGCGATCTGCTGCGGGTTGACTGGATTTAAAGGAGCTGACGGAGCTGCGAGCTCGACTGTGTGATGTGCAGCAGATAAActgttttctttgatttatCGTGTGTCTCTAAATCATCTTATTACACAATCAGATAAATGATCACATTTGTCAGTTTTGCTTGAAGAATTAACAATTAATCCAATCATGAAAATACTGATTGATTGACTTTACCAGCTGTTCGTTCACTGAGAACGTTCCTGTCTCTGTTTCTATCACAGTCAAATGAATCTGGATCAGCGTTGAGATTGTTTAGCGTTAACGCTTGTGATATTGATTTTTTCCGCTGACCTTTGGTTTGATGAGTGAGATGTGACAACACGTCGTCCTCTCGTCTGCTCGGCGAGTCTTTGCATCAGCAGAGCCGAGAGGAAATTGTTTTAATGACTCATCGGCTGTCAGAGCGGCAGCCGTCACACTCACAAAGCTTTCATGTTTGTCCGTCTGCGACGAGGCCGCTGTGTTTATCGGAGGAGCGTTGGACCAGTGTGTGACTCTCCCTCGGAGACCTAGACCTCCCTCAGATTAAACTGCGTTCATTCTCTTTcgtcttcttttcttcctcgtCAGCGCGTTTCCGTCAAACTAAGAGTCGAATGCGACGATTTGCTTGTTGGCTGCAGATCCTCGTCCTGTCTGACCGAGGcttgtgtttactgtgtttacGACACAGACTGCAAATAACAGTGGGCAACATAAAggctccccctggtggctggctactgTCAATCATCTTCACATACAGTGGTTTACGAGAAGAATCGCACTTTGACTGTAAGCACGCCTAGcattaaaattaaaagttgGAGGCACCTCAGTGCAGAAAAAGTAACTTTATCCATCTCCGTACTTTCAGTAGCACGTTGAGCTAATGCTAGTGAGCTATCCATGCATTTGCTGGCTCAAGTGATTGTTGAATTGTTCTGCTCTGTGCTACGCTGATTTGGATCCCTGATGATTGTGTCCTGTTACCTTTACCATCAGTTctgttctgcagcagctccatgGTCTCTCTTTAAAGACAAGCAGGACCTGAGGTGTGTTTCCCTGAGAACTCTGGGGgattgttttctctttatctaTTATTGAACTGTCTGATTATTTTATTAAGCTGCTTCCAtcttcattgttattattacaactCTACTTCAAAGCGGTTCCTCCGTTGCACTTCATGTTCCCGCTCCTCCTGCTGATCAGAGCTGTGGCTGAGACTCCAGCTCATGATGCAGCCGATATATTTAACTTTCTTCTACAAACAGAGGATGAAGTTTCTTCCTCGTGGGCCGGTGAGGTGAGATCTATTCTCCCCCTCAGACGTTGCTGACAGCCTCTGTTGTTTAATCTCCTTGGCGAGCTTCAACATGATCTCAGCGTGGATGTAATAACGGCAGACATATGGCACATGGAGCGCAAACACCCTCGTTAAGCCTGTCGGCAGATGAAGCGGCAGCTTGTTCCTCAGCCACAGTTGGTGGTTCAGTTGGACACTTCTCCATCAGGTCGCACAGTAAAAGTCTCTGCTCGACATGAGTTCATGTAAAGGTTCACTGTCCAGTGACCAGGAAAACATCCTCCTTTGCTTCAGAGTAATGTTCATTTCTGGAGACATGCACGACAAAGTCCGACCAGAAGAGCTgatctggatcaaactgaagcAACCAAAACACTTTAgaagacagcattaaacaacagaagaagaagaggaagcggctgcagtcttcacccccgacaataaaatgtttgaaccacgaggACATTTGGTGCTTTTGAACTAGTTCGGACAACTGACAACACGTTCACGTCAGACTCCGtcaacaaaccaatcagagtcaagtacaggtagacgacgcccacgtaggtgatgacgacaggacgtacgtttgtcagacaaaattctttagtccctaaattacaatgtgaaaccaaaactaacagatcaaatgaaagtatggaacaaagacatgaagcttcagactctcaGGAGAGGAAACGTCCCGAACACGAAGCTTCTAATGGAACAAAGAACGTCTCAGCCTCTCGTACGTCGACACACTTCCCTCAGTTCTTATCTCCACCGTCTTTGTTCTGACGCTGTTAGTGAAATCCTCTGTCCTGCACCAACACAAACTTAAATATTATTCCACAGTAATGACGTTCAGAGCAGCAGACGAACACTGGAACCTCCAGTTTTCCCCGTGGATGCAGCAGATGCTCATGTGTAGATTCCACTGAATAATGTGTAACGAGCAGTATAGCGGCGCTAAAGTGAAGGCTAATGAGCTGCAAGGATTTTACGAGAGCCACCGCTGTTTACACCAAAAATGCTAAAGCTCGGGCAAAACGAGTCCCTGATGGATAAATTAACTGACGcgcagaaaaataaataaagtttttcagAGACGATCAAAGAGCGACGAGAAAGGAGGCCGTGAAGACGCCACTGTGCTTCCAAATGTGTCAAGGTTTACTGTGGAAACACAAGATCACCCCCCACCTCCCGCTGCATATCTGAAGTTTACTTCAACTTCTACTTTCTGCTCCGCTGCTGAATTATCGACATCCCCCGGGTTTAAATGTTCTGTTCTTCCTTTGGTTCAGTCCCATTTTTTCAAtcaaaagctgctttttaaCGTGAAGAAGTTAAAAACTGTAACGTGTGgcttcagtttctgtttcaGTTCACAGCTCAAAATGTGAAAGCACAACCAGGACAAAAAGGTTCCGAGCCGAGAACCGAGACACAATGAAAAACCCTGAGGTCACATGCAGAAAACTTACATGTATGAAACCAAACATATTGTGCAACTGTTCTACTGCATCCACAGAAGAGGTTTAATGATTATATTTTAGGTTTCACCTAAAGTGGACGTGGATAACTCCTGGAGGACACGTTGTTCTTTCAACAGGACGACTCACAACTACtccagacaaacagaaacattcgAGTGTCCGTCATCGACTCAGAGTTTTAGATTGTTCAACCGCAGTTTGTCAAAAGTTGTAACGAGCAACGACAGGACGAGAGAACGCGCCAGGTGGTTTTTTGACGTGGGCGATATCAGACGCGTGAACCTCAGAGCACGATGGTCGTGTGGTTCATTTGCTGTGTGAGTTTCAgacgctctgtgtgtgtcccccccccccccccccccccccgaggaCAGTTAAATAATCTCCTGGCTGTTTGTAATCCTGTGACATAACAGACTGGCTGAGagcctcctgcacacacacacacacacgcacgcacgcacacacacacacacacacacacacactaatttcCAGCTCTTGTTtcgtgaaaataaaacatattggaAAAGTTTTGTCGGGCagtttatgttttaatgttgttgccATAACAACCAGAATCTACTTCAGCGGCCACAGAATTCAAACAAACTgaacttttcactttttcttttcctgcaacAAAACCTGTTCCACGGAGCTGAAGCTGACACTCCATCCCTGTAGGTGGCAGTAATGTGCCAATTTCTTATTTACCGACTTTTAAATTCATCAAATTTTGCACACGAAGATTTTTAGCAAACATCTCTTTCACTTATGATTTCTCTCAATTGTGCAGAACTTCTTTTGTCAGCGGTTCCAACGTTTAGTTTAATAGTTTAACTGAGcgaaacagtttttttttggttttgatgTAGAAATTCACAGAAGCAGTCTGAGAACAGGCAGCGATGCCTCGTcagtgggaaagagagagagacaaggagacacTTCCTGTCCAATCTGGAGCCTCGAGTTAATGTCGACATTGGACGTacgagctgtcaatcacacagaaCCACGCCCCCGTGCACTTCGTGGTCTTAGTTATAAAATGAGAAGAAATTTTCTCATCGACTTCtagagaaatatttttttatatttgtattttatttatataacaacAGTTAAAACCTCAAGAAAAACGAAGAAAACTCCCCTCACGTTCAGCTATCACctcctttttccttctctcaccTCCTttccagctccctctctctctcctgttttctcacctcctctctcctcccctcacctcccctcacctcctctctccttctctcacctcctctcacctcccctctccttctctctcatcctctctcctcccctcacctcctctcacctcctctctcctcctctctccttctctctcctcccctcacctcctctct
This genomic interval carries:
- the LOC109647194 gene encoding nuclear receptor ROR-alpha A-like isoform X1 — protein: MESSPQDSGSEPGRSGSEPGTPLTETPLSVEAERGGEQQTPGRSARSSGSSKGLSAAVKKTHTSQIEIIPCKICGDKSSGIHYGVITCEGCKGFFRRSQQSNATYSCPRQKNCLIDRTSRNRCQHCRLQKCLTVGMSRDAVKFGRMSKKQRDSLYAEVQRHRLQQQQQQQQQQGPLLMSHPGLSSPSPGEAEPLSPQYGLSSNGLTELPDELGGYMEQNSPEGGSVSSKTDSGGGGGGGGGGLFYLDILPSPDQSGLDINGIKPEPLCDYGSGNGFFPYCSFTDGDTSPSVSMTELDHLVQIVSRSHLETCQYLREELQQMSWQNFLQDEVQRYQSKPREVMWQLCALKITEAIQYVVEFAKRIDGFMDLCQNDQIVLLKAGSLEVVFVRMCRVFDSLNNAVYFDGKFAGSDVFRALGCDDLITSVFDFAKSLCSLHLTEDELALFSAFVLLSADRSWLQEKLQVEKLQQKTQLALQHVLQKNHRGDAVLSKLRCKVSALRSLCSRHSEKLTAFRTVYPDVVRTHFPPLYKELFGADLEVTPQADD
- the LOC109647194 gene encoding nuclear receptor ROR-alpha A-like isoform X2, whose protein sequence is MYFIISAMKAQIEIIPCKICGDKSSGIHYGVITCEGCKGFFRRSQQSNATYSCPRQKNCLIDRTSRNRCQHCRLQKCLTVGMSRDAVKFGRMSKKQRDSLYAEVQRHRLQQQQQQQQQQGPLLMSHPGLSSPSPGEAEPLSPQYGLSSNGLTELPDELGGYMEQNSPEGGSVSSKTDSGGGGGGGGGGLFYLDILPSPDQSGLDINGIKPEPLCDYGSGNGFFPYCSFTDGDTSPSVSMTELDHLVQIVSRSHLETCQYLREELQQMSWQNFLQDEVQRYQSKPREVMWQLCALKITEAIQYVVEFAKRIDGFMDLCQNDQIVLLKAGSLEVVFVRMCRVFDSLNNAVYFDGKFAGSDVFRALGCDDLITSVFDFAKSLCSLHLTEDELALFSAFVLLSADRSWLQEKLQVEKLQQKTQLALQHVLQKNHRGDAVLSKLRCKVSALRSLCSRHSEKLTAFRTVYPDVVRTHFPPLYKELFGADLEVTPQADD
- the LOC109647194 gene encoding nuclear receptor ROR-alpha A-like isoform X3; the protein is MSDAQIEIIPCKICGDKSSGIHYGVITCEGCKGFFRRSQQSNATYSCPRQKNCLIDRTSRNRCQHCRLQKCLTVGMSRDAVKFGRMSKKQRDSLYAEVQRHRLQQQQQQQQQQGPLLMSHPGLSSPSPGEAEPLSPQYGLSSNGLTELPDELGGYMEQNSPEGGSVSSKTDSGGGGGGGGGGLFYLDILPSPDQSGLDINGIKPEPLCDYGSGNGFFPYCSFTDGDTSPSVSMTELDHLVQIVSRSHLETCQYLREELQQMSWQNFLQDEVQRYQSKPREVMWQLCALKITEAIQYVVEFAKRIDGFMDLCQNDQIVLLKAGSLEVVFVRMCRVFDSLNNAVYFDGKFAGSDVFRALGCDDLITSVFDFAKSLCSLHLTEDELALFSAFVLLSADRSWLQEKLQVEKLQQKTQLALQHVLQKNHRGDAVLSKLRCKVSALRSLCSRHSEKLTAFRTVYPDVVRTHFPPLYKELFGADLEVTPQADD